Within Candidatus Thorarchaeota archaeon, the genomic segment GGCACTGTTAAAGGGCGTTCTTTTGCATTTTTGGCAAGACATGGGCGCAGTCATACGATTCCCCCGCATATGATCAATTACCGTGCTAATATCTGGGGAATGAAGGCTCTTGGTGTCAAACGTATCATCAGTCCCGCAGCCTGTGGGAGTCTTCAGCCTGAGAAGATCAAGCTTGGTGAGTTTGTCATTGCGGACCAGATCTTTGATCGAACCTTTGGCACTCGAAAGGACACATTCTTTGAGGGTGGAACCATCGCGCACCTTGCATTTGCAGAGCCGTTCTGTCCCGAGTTGAGGAAGATCGCCTTTGAGACCGCTCAGGAACTCGGTTTCAAGGCGCATGACAAGGGAACATACGTATGCATCAACGGTCCTCGGTTCTCGACCCGTGCTGAGTCCATGTTCTATCACAATCAGGGGTGGGATGTCATCGGAATGACCGCCTATCCCGA encodes:
- the mtnP gene encoding S-methyl-5'-thioadenosine phosphorylase, with product MFGGSGNYDPTLVENPIEVKVFTPYGAPSDNFIVGTVKGRSFAFLARHGRSHTIPPHMINYRANIWGMKALGVKRIISPAACGSLQPEKIKLGEFVIADQIFDRTFGTRKDTFFEGGTIAHLAFAEPFCPELRKIAFETAQELGFKAHDKGTYVCINGPRFSTRAESMFYHNQGWDVIGMTAYPEAALAREAGICFVNISMPTDYDVHGDEVVTHELVLKTMASNIERVRKLTFAMIDKIPETPSCECQTAMKGGIF